The following proteins are co-located in the Vigna angularis cultivar LongXiaoDou No.4 chromosome 2, ASM1680809v1, whole genome shotgun sequence genome:
- the LOC108328364 gene encoding beta-fructofuranosidase, insoluble isoenzyme 1 isoform X3 → MVFPKFSTTFLFLLWLLLLLINNGVEAFHKVYPHLQSVSTISVGTQHRTGYHFQPRKHWINDPNGPMYFNGFYHLFYQYNPNGSVWGNIVWAHSVSKDLINWEAVEHALYPSKSFDKYGCWSGSATIVPGIGPVIQYTGVVDEKQTQVQCYAIPEDLKDPHLRKWVKPDGSNPFVVADNPVNGSAFRDPTTAWWSKDGHWRIVVGSRRKDRGVAYMYRSKDFKKWVRSRHPLHSRKDTGMWECPDFYPVSLKSNLGLDASAEGNQTKHVLKNSLDLTRYEYYTVGTYRRDKDRYVPDKTSEDGWGGLRYDYGNFYASKSFFDPSKNRRVIWGWANESDTKEDDVRKGWAGIQAIPRTVWLDPNQRQLLLWPVEELNNLRGKEVNMNNQKLEKGEKVEVKGITAAQADLEVEFSIPNLEKAEKYDDKWVDAQEACANKGSNVEGGVGPFGLLTLASEKLEEFTPVFFRIFKDKKKHVILMCSDATRSSLKGDLYKPIFGGFVDLDLTKDKKISLRSLIDHSVVESFGAGGKTIILSRVYPQLAVLKQAHLFVFNNGTEPITMKKLKGWDMKSAQIK, encoded by the exons ATGGTTTTCCCTAAGTTTAGcactacttttctttttcttttatggcTTCTATTATTACTCATCAACAATGGCGTTGAAGCTTTTCATAAAGTATATCCGCATCTTCAATCCGTTTCAACAATTTCCGTGGGTACACAACACAGAACTGGATACCATTTTCAACCTCGTAAACATTGGATCAATG ATCCAAATG GACCCATGTACTTCAACGGATTCTACCATTTATTCTATCAATACAATCCGAACGGTTCGGTGTGGGGGAACATAGTGTGGGCACACTCAGTATCGAAGGATCTGATAAACTGGGAAGCTGTTGAACACGCGCTGTACCCATCCAAGTCTTTCGACAAATATGGGTGTTGGTCGGGCTCGGCGACAATAGTCCCAGGTATTGGACCCGTAATCCAGTACACTGGAGTCGTAGACGAGAAACAAACTCAAGTCCAATGTTACGCTATACCCGAAGACCTCAAGGACCCGCACCTCCGGAAATGGGTAAAACCCGATGGTTCCAACCCGTTTGTGGTCGCCGACAACCCTGTGAACGGTAGTGCGTTTAGGGACCCGACAACGGCTTGGTGGAGCAAAGATGGACACTGGAGAATAGTGGTGGGTAGCAGAAGGAAGGATAGAGGAGTGGCTTATATGTACAGAAGCAAAGACTTTAAGAAATGGGTTCGGTCCAGACACCCGCTCCATTCGAGGAAAGACACGGGTATGTGGGAGTGCCCCGATTTTTACCCCGTTTCGCTTAAAAGCAATTTGGGGTTGGACGCGTCGGCGGAGGGAAATCAAACGAAACACGTGCTGAAAAATAGTCTTGATTTGACTAGGTATGAGTACTACACTGTGGGAACATATCGTAGGGATAAGGATAGGTATGTTCCTGACAAAACATCAGAAGATGGTTGGGGTGGATTACGGTATGATTATGGTAATTTTTATGCTTCCAAGTCCTTTTTTGATCCTAGCAAGAACAGAAGAGTGATATGGGGTTGGGCAAACGAGTCTGATACCAAAGAAGACGATGTTCGTAAAGGATGGGCAGGGATTCAG GCGATTCCACGAACGGTGTGGCTGGATCCAAATCAGAGGCAATTGTTACTGTGGCCAGTTGAAGAATTGAATAATCTTAGAGGAAAAGAAGTTAACATGAACAATCAGAAGCTTGAGAAGGGAGAGAAAGTTGAAGTAAAAGGAATCACTGCTGCACAG GCAGATCTGGAGGTTGAATTTTCAATTCCAAATTTGGAGAAGGCAGAGAAATATGATGACAAGTGGGTTGATGCACAGGAAGCTTGTGCCAATAAGGGTTCAAATGTGGAAGGTGGTGTTGGACCATTTGGGCTTTTGACTTTGGCTTCTGAAAAGCTGGAGGAGTTTACTCCTGTGTTTTTCAGAATTTTCAAAGATAAAAAGAAGCATGTCATTCTCATGTGCTCTGATGCAACAAG ATCGTCTTTAAAGGGTGATTTGTATAAGCCGATATTTGGTGGCTTTGTGGACTTGGATTTGACAAAGGATAAGAAAATTTCTCTTAGGAGTTTG ATTGATCACTCGGTAGTGGAAAGTTTTGGAGCAGGAGGAAAGACAATCATATTGTCTCGAGTTTATCCACAGCTTGCAGTGTTAAAGCAAGCTCATCTTTTTGTGTTCAACAATGGCACTGAACCAATCACCATGAAAAAGCTAAAAGGATGGGACATGAAATCTGctcaaataaaatga
- the LOC108328059 gene encoding probable small nuclear ribonucleoprotein G isoform X1 — MSRSGQPPDLKKYMDKKLQIKLNANRMIVGTLRGFDQFMNLVVDNTVEVNGNEKTDIGMVVIRGNSVVTVEALEPVNRT; from the exons ATGAGCAGATCAGGGCAACCACCGGATTTGAAGAA GTACATGGACAAGAAGCTTCAGA TTAAACTGAATGCTAATCGCATGATTGTTGGTACTCTCCGTGGCTTTGATCAGTTTATGAATTTAGTTGTTGACAACACAGTGGAAGTGAATGGCAATGAGAAAACTGACATAGGGATGGTG gtaattagaggaaatagtgTGGTCACTGTTGAGGCGCTTGAACCCGTGAACAGAACCTGA
- the LOC108328364 gene encoding beta-fructofuranosidase, insoluble isoenzyme 1 isoform X2 has translation MVPQQRLERTQPWHVDPNGPMYFNGFYHLFYQYNPNGSVWGNIVWAHSVSKDLINWEAVEHALYPSKSFDKYGCWSGSATIVPGIGPVIQYTGVVDEKQTQVQCYAIPEDLKDPHLRKWVKPDGSNPFVVADNPVNGSAFRDPTTAWWSKDGHWRIVVGSRRKDRGVAYMYRSKDFKKWVRSRHPLHSRKDTGMWECPDFYPVSLKSNLGLDASAEGNQTKHVLKNSLDLTRYEYYTVGTYRRDKDRYVPDKTSEDGWGGLRYDYGNFYASKSFFDPSKNRRVIWGWANESDTKEDDVRKGWAGIQAIPRTVWLDPNQRQLLLWPVEELNNLRGKEVNMNNQKLEKGEKVEVKGITAAQADLEVEFSIPNLEKAEKYDDKWVDAQEACANKGSNVEGGVGPFGLLTLASEKLEEFTPVFFRIFKDKKKHVILMCSDATRSSLKGDLYKPIFGGFVDLDLTKDKKISLRSLIDHSVVESFGAGGKTIILSRVYPQLAVLKQAHLFVFNNGTEPITMKKLKGWDMKSAQIK, from the exons ATGGTTCCGCAACAACGGCTGGAACGGACGCAACCATGGCATGTAGATCCAAATG GACCCATGTACTTCAACGGATTCTACCATTTATTCTATCAATACAATCCGAACGGTTCGGTGTGGGGGAACATAGTGTGGGCACACTCAGTATCGAAGGATCTGATAAACTGGGAAGCTGTTGAACACGCGCTGTACCCATCCAAGTCTTTCGACAAATATGGGTGTTGGTCGGGCTCGGCGACAATAGTCCCAGGTATTGGACCCGTAATCCAGTACACTGGAGTCGTAGACGAGAAACAAACTCAAGTCCAATGTTACGCTATACCCGAAGACCTCAAGGACCCGCACCTCCGGAAATGGGTAAAACCCGATGGTTCCAACCCGTTTGTGGTCGCCGACAACCCTGTGAACGGTAGTGCGTTTAGGGACCCGACAACGGCTTGGTGGAGCAAAGATGGACACTGGAGAATAGTGGTGGGTAGCAGAAGGAAGGATAGAGGAGTGGCTTATATGTACAGAAGCAAAGACTTTAAGAAATGGGTTCGGTCCAGACACCCGCTCCATTCGAGGAAAGACACGGGTATGTGGGAGTGCCCCGATTTTTACCCCGTTTCGCTTAAAAGCAATTTGGGGTTGGACGCGTCGGCGGAGGGAAATCAAACGAAACACGTGCTGAAAAATAGTCTTGATTTGACTAGGTATGAGTACTACACTGTGGGAACATATCGTAGGGATAAGGATAGGTATGTTCCTGACAAAACATCAGAAGATGGTTGGGGTGGATTACGGTATGATTATGGTAATTTTTATGCTTCCAAGTCCTTTTTTGATCCTAGCAAGAACAGAAGAGTGATATGGGGTTGGGCAAACGAGTCTGATACCAAAGAAGACGATGTTCGTAAAGGATGGGCAGGGATTCAG GCGATTCCACGAACGGTGTGGCTGGATCCAAATCAGAGGCAATTGTTACTGTGGCCAGTTGAAGAATTGAATAATCTTAGAGGAAAAGAAGTTAACATGAACAATCAGAAGCTTGAGAAGGGAGAGAAAGTTGAAGTAAAAGGAATCACTGCTGCACAG GCAGATCTGGAGGTTGAATTTTCAATTCCAAATTTGGAGAAGGCAGAGAAATATGATGACAAGTGGGTTGATGCACAGGAAGCTTGTGCCAATAAGGGTTCAAATGTGGAAGGTGGTGTTGGACCATTTGGGCTTTTGACTTTGGCTTCTGAAAAGCTGGAGGAGTTTACTCCTGTGTTTTTCAGAATTTTCAAAGATAAAAAGAAGCATGTCATTCTCATGTGCTCTGATGCAACAAG ATCGTCTTTAAAGGGTGATTTGTATAAGCCGATATTTGGTGGCTTTGTGGACTTGGATTTGACAAAGGATAAGAAAATTTCTCTTAGGAGTTTG ATTGATCACTCGGTAGTGGAAAGTTTTGGAGCAGGAGGAAAGACAATCATATTGTCTCGAGTTTATCCACAGCTTGCAGTGTTAAAGCAAGCTCATCTTTTTGTGTTCAACAATGGCACTGAACCAATCACCATGAAAAAGCTAAAAGGATGGGACATGAAATCTGctcaaataaaatga
- the LOC108328832 gene encoding auxin-responsive protein SAUR15, protein MLGKKMVSFKKLAKRVKGVGGFEPDPYPAHHEGLLNNYEEKCVTNSPPTGFFALYVGEERQRYVVPTRYLSHPLFKMLLEKTYNEFGFSQRNGLVVPCSVSTFEEVLNAIECNNGKFDLGKFFAEFV, encoded by the coding sequence ATGTTAGGGAAAAAGATGGTATCTTTCAAGAAACTGGCAAAAAGGGTGAAGGGGGTAGGTGGATTTGAGCCTGATCCTTACCCTGCTCATCATGAGGGTTTGCTCAATAACTATGAAGAAAAATGTGTGACTAACTCACCCCCGACAGGGTTTTTTGCTCTTTATGTCGGAGAAGAGCGGCAAAGATACGTGGTTCCAACGCGCTACCTTTCTCACCCCTTGTTCAAGATGCTGCTGGAGAAGACTTACAATGAGTTTGGATTTTCGCAGAGGAATGGACTAGTAGTTCCATGCAGTGTTTCCACGTTTGAGGAGGTTCTGAATGCCATAGAATGCAACAACGGCAAGTTTGACTTGGGAAAGTTTTTTGCAGAGTTTGTTTGA
- the LOC108326888 gene encoding kinesin-like protein KIN-5C, giving the protein MSMRHEKEKGVNVQVLLRCRPFSDEELRSNAPQVVTCNDYSREVAVSQSIAGKHIDRVFTFDKVFGPSARQKDLYEQAVTPIVNEVLEGFNCTIFAYGQTGTGKTYTMEGECKRAKSGPNGELPPEAGVIPRAVKQIFDTLEGQNAEYSVKVTFLELYNEEITDLLAPEEISKVSLEEKQKKQLPLMEDGKGGVLVRGLEEEIVTSASEIFTLLERGSAKRRTAETLLNKQSSRSHSLFSITIHIKEATPEGEELIKCGKLNLVDLAGSENISRSGAREGRAREAGEINKSLLTLGRVINALVEHLGHIPYRDSKLTRLLRDSLGGRTKTCIIATVSPAVHCLEETLSTLDYAHRAKHIKNKPEVNQKMMKSTLIKDLYGEIERLKAEVYATREKNGVYIPKERFYQEESEKKAMSDQIEQMGLTIETQQKQLEDLQNKLVDQIQQCSDLSNKLDSTEKNLNKTSKLLANREEELKKCQYTLKEKDFIISEQRKAENALHHQACVLRADLEKSLQDNASLFLKIGREDKLNSNNRTVVNNYQAELAQQVGSLCSTVATSLSEQNEHLEGVKKLCHSFLDVHDKAVVDFKKKVTSLRSLYISHIEAVQNVVRLHKANSDAAFEELTSVISSNGDSIEKFLASEATEAGSIFDDLQGSLSTQQGELAVFASELRNKFNLSIEQIKDISERSQEFVDKLFEESKKLEDYASQADQVQMKSIDEFKKAYEEQSKSDTEKLIANMTTLVSDHIRRQMDLVDSKLVDLRESGMKNKSFLDGHLSSMGDIVTNAKRKWQAFCVQAEKDAKDTSDFSAARHCRMEVLMQQSFKTAKSAFEHTKRTHDAVNEMGTKHISATESIVRNATDGNEQHVVEVNCARISAEEDVAKNSEELIEQFDVTSAQERDSISGVLNVVRTHANTLETLREDHDGQAASIEHRASETFQQQFRDYEPTGTTPIRCEADVPTKGTIESLRSLPMESLLEEFRENNPFESSDVKELKPSLIPRSPLTQLN; this is encoded by the exons ATGTCTATGCGCCACGAGAAAGAAAAGGGCGTCAACGTCCAGGTCCTCCTCCGTTGCAG GCCGTTCAGCGACGAAGAGTTACGGAGCAACGCACCGCAAGTTGTGACTTGCAATGATTACAGTCGAGAAGTCGCCGTCTCTCAGAGTATCGCCGGCAAGCACATCGATAGGGTTTTCACCTTCGATAAG GTTTTTGGTCCTTCTGCTAGGCAAAAGGATCTTTATGAACAAGCTGTTACTCCGATAGTTAATGAAGTTCTTGAGGGGTTTAATTGTACTATTTTTGCGTATGGTCAAACTGGTACAGGGAAAACCTACACTATGGAAGGGGAGTGCAAAAGGGCCAAG AGTGGTCCCAATGGAGAGTTACCTCCGGAAGCTGGAGTCATTCCCAGGGCTGTCAAGCAGATTTTTGACACACTTGAGGGCCAGAATGCGGAGTATAGTGTGAAGGTCACCTTTTTGGAACTGTATAATGAAGAGATCACCGATTTGCTTGCCCCGGAGGAGATTTCTAAGGTTTCTTTGGAGGAGAAGCAGAAAAAACAGCTGCCTCTCATGGAGGATGGTAAAGGTGGAGTTCTTGTAAGGGGATTGGAGGAAGAGATTGTGACAAGTGCTAGTGAGATTTTTACGCTTCTGGAGAGAGGGTCTGCTAAACGACGGACTGCTGAAACTTTGTTGAACAAGCAGTCAAG TCGGTCACATTCGTTGTTTTCAATTACAATCCATATCAAGGAAGCAACCCCGGAAGGAGAAGAACTAATTAAATGCGGTAAACTTAATTTGGTTGATCTGGCTGGGTCAGAGAATATATCTCGTTCTGGTGCCAGGGAG GGCCGTGCAAGGGAAGCTGGGGAAATTAACAAAAGTTTGCTTACTTTAGGACGAGTAATCAATGCATTAGTGGAGCACCTTGGTCACATCCCTTACAG GGATAGTAAGTTAACTCGCTTACTGCGTGATTCACTCGGGGGAAGAACCAAGACATGCATCATTGCAACAGTGTCTCCTGCAGTTCATTGCTTAGAGGAAACTTTGAGCACGCTGGATTATGCACACAGggcaaaacacataaaaaataagcCTGAG GTTAACcaaaaaatgatgaaatcaaCACTTATCAAAGACCTTTATGGTGAAATTGAACGTCTTAAAGCAG AGGTTTATGCTACGCGTGAGAAAAATGGTGTCTATATTCCAAAGGAAAGATTCTATCAGGAGGAGAGTGAAAAGAAg GCTATGTCAGATCAAATTGAACAGATGGGGCTCACAATAGAAACGCAACAAAAG CAACTTGAGGATTTGCAAAACAAATTAGTCGACCAAATTCAACAGTGTTCCGATTTGAGCAACAAACTCGATAGTACCGAG AAAAACTTGAACAAGACTAGCAAATTGCTTGCCAACAGAGaggaagaattaaaaaaatgtcagtACACTTTGAAAGAGAAAGACTTCATCATTTCTGAGCAGAGAAAAGCAG AAAATGCACTGCATCATCAAGCATGTGTTTTACGTGCTGATTTGGAGAAATCTCTTCAGGATAATGCTTcgttatttttgaaaattg GCAGAGAAGATAAGTTGAACTCAAATAACAGAACTGTAGTGAACAATTACCAGGCGGAGCTCGCTCAGCAAGTTGGTTCTCTTTGCAGCACTGTTGCAACGTCATTGTCTGAACAGAATGAACATCTGGAAGGTGTGAAGAAGCTCTGTCATTCGTTTTTGGACGTTCATGATAAG GCCGTTGttgattttaaaaagaaagtgaCATCTCTGAGGTCCTTGTATATATCTCATATCGAGGCAGTACAAAATGTCGTGCGCTTGCATAAAGCGAACTCTGATGCTGCCTTTGAGGAACTTACTTCTGTTATATCCTCCAATGGCGATTCAATAGAAAAA TTTCTTGCATCCGAGGCTACCGAAGCTGGTTCAATATTTGATGATCTTCAGGGTTCCCTTTCAACTCAGCAGGGTGAATTGGCAGTTTTTGCGAGCGAGTTACGAAAT AAATTCAATCTCAGCATTGAACAAATAAAGGATATCTCCGAGCGCTCTCAAGAATTTGTGGATAAGCTTTTTGAAGAATCAAAAAAGCTTGAAGACTACGCTTCACAGGCTGACCAAGTGCAAATGAAGAGCATTGATGAGTTTAAAAAAGCTTACGAG GAGCAATCAAAATCAGATACAGAGAAACTTATTGCTAATATGACTACTTTAGTTTCTGATCACATTCGGCGACAAATGGATCTG GTAGACTCAAAGCTTGTTGATCTTAGGGAAAGCGGAATGAAGAACAAGTCCTTCTTGGATGGACATTTGTCTTCAATGGGAGATATTGTTACCAATGCTAAAAGGAAATGGCAGGCCTTTTGCGTTCAAGCAGAAAAAGATGCAAAAGACACTTCGGATTTTTCTGCTGCTAGGCATTGCCGTATGGAGGTGCTCATGCAGCAGAG TTTTAAGACTGCTAAGTCGGCTTTTGAGCATACAAAGAGGACACATGATGCTGTGAATGAGATGGGGACCAAACATATTTCGGCAACAGAATCAATTGTCAG GAATGCTACTGATGGCAATGAGCAACATGTCGTTGAGGTCAATTGTGCACGAATTTCAGCAGAAGAAGATGTGGCAAAGAATAGTGAGGAGCTTATTGAGCAGTTTGATG TCACTTCAGCACAGGAACGGGATTCCATATCTGGCGTATTAAATGTGGTGAGAACTCATGCAAATACACTTGAGACGCTACGAGAGGATCACGATGGCCAAGCTGCTTCGATTGAACACAGAGCAAGCGAAACTTTTCAACAGCAATTCAGG GATTATGAACCTACCGGTACAACACCAATAAGATGTGAAGCTGATGTTCCGACAAAGGGGACAATAGAGTCTCTTCGATCCTTGCCAATGGAATCCCTGCTTGAGGAATTCCGGGAAAACAACCCATTCGAATCTTCTGATGTAAAGGAGTTGAAACCATCTCTTATTCCACGTTCGCCTCTTACTCAACTGAACTAA
- the LOC108328364 gene encoding beta-fructofuranosidase, insoluble isoenzyme 1 isoform X1, producing the protein MVPQQRLERTQPWHVDPNGKAKHNHHFVIIFLRNSICDFASKTGPMYFNGFYHLFYQYNPNGSVWGNIVWAHSVSKDLINWEAVEHALYPSKSFDKYGCWSGSATIVPGIGPVIQYTGVVDEKQTQVQCYAIPEDLKDPHLRKWVKPDGSNPFVVADNPVNGSAFRDPTTAWWSKDGHWRIVVGSRRKDRGVAYMYRSKDFKKWVRSRHPLHSRKDTGMWECPDFYPVSLKSNLGLDASAEGNQTKHVLKNSLDLTRYEYYTVGTYRRDKDRYVPDKTSEDGWGGLRYDYGNFYASKSFFDPSKNRRVIWGWANESDTKEDDVRKGWAGIQAIPRTVWLDPNQRQLLLWPVEELNNLRGKEVNMNNQKLEKGEKVEVKGITAAQADLEVEFSIPNLEKAEKYDDKWVDAQEACANKGSNVEGGVGPFGLLTLASEKLEEFTPVFFRIFKDKKKHVILMCSDATRSSLKGDLYKPIFGGFVDLDLTKDKKISLRSLIDHSVVESFGAGGKTIILSRVYPQLAVLKQAHLFVFNNGTEPITMKKLKGWDMKSAQIK; encoded by the exons ATGGTTCCGCAACAACGGCTGGAACGGACGCAACCATGGCATGTAGATCCAAATGGTAAGGCAAAACATAATCAtcattttgttataatttttttgaggAACAGCATTTGTGATTTTGCGAGCAAAACAGGACCCATGTACTTCAACGGATTCTACCATTTATTCTATCAATACAATCCGAACGGTTCGGTGTGGGGGAACATAGTGTGGGCACACTCAGTATCGAAGGATCTGATAAACTGGGAAGCTGTTGAACACGCGCTGTACCCATCCAAGTCTTTCGACAAATATGGGTGTTGGTCGGGCTCGGCGACAATAGTCCCAGGTATTGGACCCGTAATCCAGTACACTGGAGTCGTAGACGAGAAACAAACTCAAGTCCAATGTTACGCTATACCCGAAGACCTCAAGGACCCGCACCTCCGGAAATGGGTAAAACCCGATGGTTCCAACCCGTTTGTGGTCGCCGACAACCCTGTGAACGGTAGTGCGTTTAGGGACCCGACAACGGCTTGGTGGAGCAAAGATGGACACTGGAGAATAGTGGTGGGTAGCAGAAGGAAGGATAGAGGAGTGGCTTATATGTACAGAAGCAAAGACTTTAAGAAATGGGTTCGGTCCAGACACCCGCTCCATTCGAGGAAAGACACGGGTATGTGGGAGTGCCCCGATTTTTACCCCGTTTCGCTTAAAAGCAATTTGGGGTTGGACGCGTCGGCGGAGGGAAATCAAACGAAACACGTGCTGAAAAATAGTCTTGATTTGACTAGGTATGAGTACTACACTGTGGGAACATATCGTAGGGATAAGGATAGGTATGTTCCTGACAAAACATCAGAAGATGGTTGGGGTGGATTACGGTATGATTATGGTAATTTTTATGCTTCCAAGTCCTTTTTTGATCCTAGCAAGAACAGAAGAGTGATATGGGGTTGGGCAAACGAGTCTGATACCAAAGAAGACGATGTTCGTAAAGGATGGGCAGGGATTCAG GCGATTCCACGAACGGTGTGGCTGGATCCAAATCAGAGGCAATTGTTACTGTGGCCAGTTGAAGAATTGAATAATCTTAGAGGAAAAGAAGTTAACATGAACAATCAGAAGCTTGAGAAGGGAGAGAAAGTTGAAGTAAAAGGAATCACTGCTGCACAG GCAGATCTGGAGGTTGAATTTTCAATTCCAAATTTGGAGAAGGCAGAGAAATATGATGACAAGTGGGTTGATGCACAGGAAGCTTGTGCCAATAAGGGTTCAAATGTGGAAGGTGGTGTTGGACCATTTGGGCTTTTGACTTTGGCTTCTGAAAAGCTGGAGGAGTTTACTCCTGTGTTTTTCAGAATTTTCAAAGATAAAAAGAAGCATGTCATTCTCATGTGCTCTGATGCAACAAG ATCGTCTTTAAAGGGTGATTTGTATAAGCCGATATTTGGTGGCTTTGTGGACTTGGATTTGACAAAGGATAAGAAAATTTCTCTTAGGAGTTTG ATTGATCACTCGGTAGTGGAAAGTTTTGGAGCAGGAGGAAAGACAATCATATTGTCTCGAGTTTATCCACAGCTTGCAGTGTTAAAGCAAGCTCATCTTTTTGTGTTCAACAATGGCACTGAACCAATCACCATGAAAAAGCTAAAAGGATGGGACATGAAATCTGctcaaataaaatga
- the LOC108328059 gene encoding probable small nuclear ribonucleoprotein G isoform X2 has product MDKKLQIKLNANRMIVGTLRGFDQFMNLVVDNTVEVNGNEKTDIGMVVIRGNSVVTVEALEPVNRT; this is encoded by the exons ATGGACAAGAAGCTTCAGA TTAAACTGAATGCTAATCGCATGATTGTTGGTACTCTCCGTGGCTTTGATCAGTTTATGAATTTAGTTGTTGACAACACAGTGGAAGTGAATGGCAATGAGAAAACTGACATAGGGATGGTG gtaattagaggaaatagtgTGGTCACTGTTGAGGCGCTTGAACCCGTGAACAGAACCTGA